Below is a genomic region from Candidatus Binatia bacterium.
GCCGCGCTGCTGCCGAAGATCGTCTCAGCGCGCGGCGGCGCTCGCGGTGCGGCGCTTGCGCGCGAAGAGCGCGTAGACCGGTAGGCCCGAGAGGAGAATCCCGACGCCGATCAGCGTGTCGTACGGCGAGTTGAGGATCGTGTCGCCGACGATGTACCACGCGGCCGCGAGGAAGATCAGCGTCGTCACCGGGTGGCCGGGCATGCGGAAGACCGGCTTGGGAGCGTTTGGATCGCGCGCGTCGCGGTTGCGGAAGACGATGAGCGCGATCGCCGCCAGTCCGAAGAAGATGTAATCGTTGCACGTGACGTAGTTGAGGATCTGATCGTAACGCCCGGAGAGCGCGATCACGATCGCGACGATCCCCTGCACGACGATCGCGAGCACGGGAACGCGCGTCTGCTGATTTATCGCCGCGAGCTGCTTGAAGAACGTCCCGTCGGCCGCCATCTGAAAGTAGACGCGCGGCGACGTGAGGATCTGGTTGCTCAAGAAGCCGAGCGTCGAGATCGAGATCACGAGCGCCATGACGCGCAGACCCATCGGCCCGAACGCCAGCTGCGCGATGTCCGAGGCCGGCGTCTTCGTCGCAGCCAAGCCCTCGATGCCGAGCGCGCGCAGGCAGGCGAGGTTGACGGCGAGGTAGAGCACGACGACGGTCACGACGCCGACGATCAGTCCGATCGGCAGCGTTCGCTCCGGCTGCTTCAGTTCGGCGGTCATAAAGCTCGACGTCTGCCAGCCGCTGTAGGCGAAGAGAACGGGCACCATCGCGAGGCCGACCGCGGTGACGGCGCTGCCGGCGAGCGGCGCGGCGACGGCGGCGTGCGGTGAGCGCACCGCGATCAGCCCGACCAGCGCGAAGCCGGCGATCGCGACGATCTTGATCACCATGAAGAGATTCTGCGCCGTCGTTCCCGTGCGCACGCCGAGCGCGTTGATCGCGGTGAAGAGCGCGATTGCGATCGCCGCGACGGCCGCGGTCGAGGCCGCCCAGCCGGTGAGCGGCATGAAGTACGCAGCGAACGTCACCGCGGCAGCCGCCATCCCGCCGCTCTGCGAGACGAGCAAGAGCGTCCAGCCGAACACGAATGCAAGCGAGGGGTGAAACGCATCGCGCAAGTAGGCGTAGAGTCCGCCGTCGTGCGGCCTTCGGTCGGCCAACTCGGCGAAGATGCCCGCGCCGAGCAGCGCGATCGCGCCGCCGGCACTCCACGCGAGCATCGCCAGCAATCCGTTGCCGACGTGCCGCGCAACGACCGAGGGGTTCATGAAGATGCCCGAGCCGATGATGCCGCCCATCACGATGAGGGCGGCATCGCGGGCACCGAGGCGGCGCAGCAACTTAGGCGAAGAGTCCGGATATGTTGGCATTAGCGACGTTCTTCCTCACCAGCCTCGCTTCTACCGTGGCGCAAGCGACGCCGCCCCCCCAGCCGCCGCCCTCGCAGCCGTTGATGGAGCCGGCACCGCAGCCGCCGCTCGAGACCGGACCGTGCCTCGACTCGATCCGCAGCGTTCCGAAGGTGCTGCAGGCGCCGGTCGCGCGCTCGATGCAGATCGTGCGCATAGACGAGGTGCAGTCCACTGCGACGATGACGCCGGGAGAGGTCATCGGATTTCTCTACACGCTCGAGGACGGCTCGACGTGGCTCGGGCAGCGGACCCGCGACTACCAATCGTCCGCGAACGCGACGGAGATCAACAAGGTCCTCGCCGCGACCCACGTCGCGGGCTATAACGTGAACGGGTTCCCGCCCACCGACCTCTACGGCGTGCCGACGAAGCACCCGCAACTCTTCCGGGTTCAGGTGCCTCCGAACGCCTACGCGCCGCTGCGAATCCAACTGGCGCCGTGCGTGATCTGGCCCTCGACCCGGCCGCTCCCCGACCCCCGGATGTAGGCGTTAGCAGCCGCCGCATCCGAGTGCTAGGGTGAGGGGTTATAGGGGCGATGGAGTTCGTCGTACGGGCCCGTCTCGGGAGCTTCCAACCTAACGCCGACGTCTTCGTCGACGAAGAGGGGCGGCGCGTCGTCGCCGTCGTCGAGGTTGCCGGCGCTGATCCGGAGAGTCTCCGCATCGCGCTCGACGAGCGCTCTCTCGTCGTCGCGGGACGGCGCCGCGAGACGGCCCGCCTGCGGCGCGGCTCCTTCGTTCAGAAAGAGATCGCGCACGGCGAGTTCGTCAAGCGAATCGCGCTGCCGGTCGCCGTCGAGTACGAAGGCGTCGCGGCGAGTTACGACGATGGTCTGCTCGTCGTCGTCGCGCCGATCGCGACGACGGCGTATTTGCCGACCGCGAGAACCGAGCTCCACGTCATGGTAAAGAGGACTCACTCCTAAGATAATGGCCGAGAAATCAGCCCCCACCGTCGTCCCCGCCAATCAGATCGGCATCCTCCCGCTCCAAGAGGCCGTGCTATTCCCGCACACGGTGATCCCGCTCGCGGTTGTGAAGAAGCCCGGCATTCAGCTCGTCGAGGAGGCGTTGCGCGAAGGCAAGCCGATCGGGCTCGCCGTGTTGCGCGATCGCGAGATCGAGGAGCCCGGTCCCGACGACATTCAGCGCGTCGGCACGATCGGCGTAATTCAGAAGATGCTCAAGGTGCCCGACGGCACGCTGCGCTGCATCGTCGCCGGACAGCAGGCATTCAAGATCGAGCAGTTCGATCAGATCTCGCCCTATATGGTCGCGACCTACACCGACCTTCCCGACGTCACCGTCGAGAGCGAAGAGCTCGTCGCGATGCAGCGCAACCTCGCGGGGCTCTTTCAGAAGCTGCTCTCCTACCTGCCGCAGGCGCCGCGCGAGATGGAGATGGAGGTCGCCAACATCACCGATCCGGTGGTCTTGACCTACTTCGTCGCATCGACGATGCGCCTCGAAACCGCCGACCGCCAAGCGCTGCTCGAAGAGCGCGACACCGCAAAGCGCATGCGAAAACTGACGCTGCTGCTGACGAAGGAGCTCGAAGTCGTCGAGCTCGGCCACAAGATTCAGAGCGACATCCAGCGCGAGATGGAGAAGAACCAGCGCGAGTTCTACCTGCGCCAGCAACTGCGGGCGATTCAGGAAGAGCTCGGCGAGGTAGATCCGCAGCAGGCCGAGACGAACGAGTTGCGCTCGAAGATCGACGCGGCCGCGATGCCCGAAGAGGTCAAGAAGGCCGCCGATCGCGAGCTCGATCGTCTCTCGAAAGTTCCGCAGGCGAGCCCCGAGTACAGCGTCATCCGCACGTACCTCGATTGGCTCGTCACGCTTCCGTGGAACGTCGAGACGGCCGATCACATCGACATCAAGGCGGCTCGAGTCACGCTCGATGAAGACCATTACGATCTCGACAAGATCAAAGACAGGATCATCGAGTATCTCGCCGTCGGCAAACTCAAGAAGAAACTGACCGGCCCGATCCTCTGCTTCGTGGGACCGCCCGGCGTCGGCAAGACGTCGCTCGGTCAATCGATCGCGCGCGCGATGGGACGCAAGTTCGTGCGTCTCTCCGTCGGCGGCGTGCACGACGAGGCCGAGATCCGCGGGCACCGCCGCACCTACATCGGCGCGATGCCCGGCACGATCGTGCGCGCGGTTCGCGACGCGGGAACGCGCAATCCGGTCATGATGATCGACGAGATCGACAAGGTCGGCGCGGATTTCCGCGGCGATCCGCAGTCGGCGCTGCTCGAAGTGCTCGACCCCGAACAGAACGTGCACTTCCGCGACCACTATCTCGATCTGCCGTTCGACCTTTCGCAAGTGCTCTTCATCTGCACCGCGAACTCGCTCGACACGATCTCGCCGCCGCTGCGCGACCGCATGGAGATCATCCCGCTCTCCGGCTACACGGAGCTCGAGAAACTGCAGATCGCGCGGCGCTATCTCGTGAAGAAGCAGCGCGTCAACAACGGTCTGCGGGAGATGCAGGCGCAGATCGGCGATCCCGCGATTCGCGCGATCATCAACGATTACACGCGCGAAGCGGGCGTCCGTAACCTCGAGCGCGAGATCGGAACCGTCTTTCGCAAGATCGCGCGCAAGATCGCGGAGAACCCGCGTTACAAGGCGCGCGTCACGCCGGCGAACCTCATCGAGTACCTCGGTAAGCCGCGCTTCTTCAACGAGGTGCGCAAGCGCGTCGCCTCGGTCGGAGTCGCGACCGGCATGGCCTACACGCCGGTCGGCGGAGACATCCTCTTCATCGAGACGCAGGCGATGCCGGGAACCGGCAAGCTCGTGCTCACCGGTCAGCTCGGCGACGTGATGAAGGAGTCGGGGCAGGCCGCGGTATCGTTCCTGCGCTCGCGATCGAGCGAGCTCGGCTTATCCGACGATTACTTTGCGAAGCACGACATCCACATTCACATTCCGGCGGGAGCGACGCCGAAGGACGGCCCGTCGGCCGGAATCGCGCTCGCGACGTCGATCGCCTCGATGCTCACCGGCATCAAGGTGGATCCGAATCTCGCGATGACCGGCGAGATTACGCTCACCGGCCAAGTGCTTCCGATCGGCGGCCTCAAGGAGAAAGTGCTCGGCGCGAAGCGCGCGGGCATCGGCAAGATCTTGCTGCCGCGCCGTAACGAAGTCGACCTCGACGACGTCCCGAAAGAGGTGCGCGACAGCATGACGTTCGTTGCGGTGGACGAGCTCTCGGAAGTCTTGCATCACGCGCTCGGCAAGCGGTTGATCTCACCGGTTCCGCTCGGTGCGGAGAACGGCAAGACGAACAACGTCGTGCCGATGCGCGCGTCGAAGCGCCGCAACGGCGTCGTCAAGCGTCGCGCCGCCCGCAAATCACCGATCAAGCGCTGACGCGCTAGCGCACGAAGATCCCGCGGCCCTCGCCGGCCTCTCCGACGACCGCGGCGAGGACGTGGCCCGCGCGCAGCTCGCGCAGAAGCGGGTCGAGCCGATCCGGCGGGATCGCGATCAGCAGGCCGCCCGAGGTCTGCGCGTCGGAGAGGCCGACTCGCACCGCATCGGGGACCGCTGCGTCGAACTCCGTAAAGACCGCGTGCGTCTCGGCATTGTGGCGCGTGCCGCCCGGAACGACGCCGGCGGCGATCAGCTCCAACACGCGATCCATGAACGGCACGGCGCGCGCGTCGATCGTGAGTCGCACGTTCGAGGCGCGCGCCATCGCGCCGGCATGCCCGAGCAATCCGAAACCGGTGATGTCGGTCGCGGCGCGCGCGCCGGCCGCGAGCATCGCTTGCGAGGCCGCGTCGTTGAGCGTCGTCATCGCGCCGACGGCTTCCGCGAGATCGGCGGCCCCGATCGCGCCGCGCTTGAGGGCCGTCGTGAGAACGCCCGTTCCGAGCGGCTTCGTAAGCACGAGCGCGTCGCCGGGACGCGCGGCCGCGTTCGTGACGATGCGCCTCGGATCGACGACGCCGGTGACGGCCATGCCGTACTTCGGCTCGGCGTCCTTGATCGTGTGGCCGCCGAGGATCGAGACGCCCGCGGCGCGTGCGACCTGGGAGCCTCCCTCTAAGATCCGCGCGAGCACGTCGAGGTCGAGGTCTTCGGGGAAGGCGACGATATTGAGTGCGGAGATCGGGCGCCCGCCCATCGCGTAGACGTCGGAGAGCGCGTTCGTCGCGGCGATGCGCCCGAAGTCGAACGGATCGTCGACGATCGGCGTGAAGAAATCGACGGTGGAGACGATCGCGAGATCGTCGCGCACGAGATAGACGCCCGCGTCGTCGCCGCTTCCGTAGCCGACGAGCACGCGGTCGTCCGTTGCGGGCGTTACGCGCTCCATGACGGAGCGCAACTCGGCCTCGCCGAGCTTCGCCGCGCAACCGGCGCAGCTCGAGAGTTCGGTCAGGCGGATGCTCGCAACGTCCATCGAAAGGGTATTCGATGAACCGGCAGTTGCTATTCCTCCCCGGGCCCGTGACCGTCGCGCAACCGGTGCTCGACGCTGCGGCGCGGCCGATGATGAACCATCGCAGCGAAGCGTTCGCGCAAATTCTCGCGCGCATCGGCGAGGGGCTGCCGCCGGTCTTCGGAACGCACGGCGAAGTCGTCTTGCTCGGCAGCTCGGGAACCGGAGCGCTCGAGGCCGCCGTCGCCAATCTCTTCTCGCCGGGCGAGCAGGTGCTCTCGTGCGCCGTGGGCGCGTTCGGCAAGCGCCTCGCGGCGATCGCGCAGCGCTACGGCTGCGTCGTCGAGCCGCTCGAGACGCCGCTCGGAGAGGCGCTCGATCCGGACGCGCTCGCGGCGCGCCTCGAGGCCGATACCAAACGCCGGATCGCCGGCGTGCTGCTGACGCACAACGAGACCTCGACCGGCGTTGCGTGCGACATGGCCGCGCTCGCGCCGGTCCTGCGGCGCCACGGGGCGATCAGCATCGTCGATTCGGTCAGCGGAATCGCCGCGTCCGAGTTTCGGATGGACGAGTGGGGATACGACGCGGTCGCCACGGCGTCGCAGAAGGGCTTTGCCGCGCCGCCGGGCGTCGCGATGGCCGCGCTCAGCGACCGGGCGTGGGAGCGATGCGCTCGCGCCACCTCGCCGCGCTTCTACTTCGACTTTTCGAAGGCGCGCGATTCGTCGCATCTGGGCGAGATGCCGTGGACGCCGCCGATCTCGATCGTCTACGCGCTCGACGTCGCGCTCGCGCGCTATCACGCGGAAGGGATGGAGAACGCGTTCCGCCGTCACGCGGCCTTCGCCGGGATCGTTCGCGACGAGTTGACGCGCCTCGGTTTTACGCTCGTCTCGCGCGAGGGCGCGCACTCGCCGACGGTCGTCGCCGCCTATCCGCCGCCGGGCGTCGAGCCGAAGGGTTTATTAAAGGGTCTGCGCGAGAATCACGGCGTCGTGCTCGCCGGCGGTCAAGGCGAGCTCGCCGGAAAGATCGTCCGCTTCGGGACGATGGGTGAGCTCGGCGAGGACGACATCCGCGGCGCGATCGAGGCGATCGCGCTCGAGTTGCGCGTCATAAGTGGTGTCGCTTAAAGTACGGCATCACGAACGGGCGCGCGTACCAAGGAACCGTCGATAGCAGCGCGGCGTCGAGCGGTGCGTCGTAGGCGACGAGATACTGCGGAAGGTACGCTTGGTGGAGGCTCTCGCGGATGTCGCGCGATAGCGGGAAGAAGAGCGAGATGAAGAGCACGAGCCATAAGAGGATCGCGCCCTTCGCGAACCCGATGAACGCGCCGCCGAGCGAGTTGCCCAATCCCAAGAGCGGAAGCCGAGCGACGCGGTCGAAGGCGCGCGCCGCCAGCAGCAGCACGACGTAGGTTAAGAGTCCGGTTCCGAACATACCGATGACGTGCGCCGAACCCGGCCCGACGCCGGTAAAGTGCTGGATCTGCGAATCCGCCGCACCGTTGTAGAACCACGGCGTGACGAGCGCTGCGGTGACCGCGACGGCGCCGCCGAGCTCCTGGACGAAGCCGCGCGACCATCCCTTGAACGTCGCAATTCCGAGCACGATCACGATGACGACGTCCGGCCACGCGACGCCGGCAATCACGCTCGAATCGTCGCCCCGAAGCGCTCGCGCAGCGCGTCGAGCACGAGCGCGACCGCGTCGTCGGCCTCTTCGTCGGTCAGCGTCGCGTCGAAACGCTGCAGCGTCACGCGTACCGCGAGGCTCTTTCTCCCATCGCCGAACTGCGGTCCGCGGTACTCGTCGAAGACGCGAACCTCGCTGCAGAGCGAGCCGAGCGTCTGCGCGATCGCGCGTTCGAGCTCGCGCGCACCGAGCGCGGCATCCACGACGAGCGCGAGATCGCGATACGTCGAGGGGAACTTCGACGGCGGCCGGTACCGCGGCGTCGCGCGTTCCGGCAGCGCGGCAACGTCGAGCAGACAGAGATAGGCGTTTCGTTTGAGGCCGCGCGACCGCGCGACGCGCGGATCGACGCAGCCGATCGCGCCGGCGGGCCGGCCGTCGATCGTTACGGTTGCGCTCTTTCCGGGATGGAAGCCCGGATGCGCCGCCGCCGGCGTCTCGCACGGGCGGCCGGTGACGTCGCGCAGCAGCGCCTCGCAGTCGCCCTTGAGCCGAAGGAACGATGAGTCGCGCCACGCCGGCTCGTCACCGCGATCGGCCGAGAAGCCGAACGCGACCGAGCTCGACTCCGCGACGCGATCGCCGTCGCGCGCGAAGATCTCGCCGATCTCGAAGATTCGAACCGGCGCGTCCACCGAAGCCAGGTACTCTACGAAGCCGTCGGCGAGCGTTTCGCGCAGAAAGCGCTGCTCTTCGGAGAGCGGGTTGCGAACCTCGACCGACGACGCGCCGCCCGACCCGCGCAGCGAGTGCGTGATCGTCTCGCGATATCCCAGCCCAGCGAGGCGGCTAGCGATCGCATTTTCGAGATCGAAGGCAGCGCTTGCGATCGCGTGCGCCGGCACCGCGGGCACCTCCGAGGGAATCTTTTCGTAGCCCTCGATCCGAGCGATCTCTTCCACGAGATCGGCGGCGATCGAGAGATCGCGACGCCACGGCGGCGGCGTCACCGAGAGCAGGCCGGCCGTCGAACTCGTTACCTCGCAGCCTAACGCGGCGAGATGCGATGCGACGCGCTCCTGCGCGATCGTCATGCCGAGCAATCGCTCGACCTCGCGCATCTCGAGCGAGATCGGCGCGGCCGGCGCGATCTCCGCGCCGAAGGCGTGTGGGCGAAAGGCCTTCGCGCCGAGGTCGCTGAGGATCTGGGCGGCGCGCGCCGCGCCGAGATCGGTAAGCGCGGGTGCGAGCGACTTCTCGTGGCGCGACGACGCTTCGCTGCGCAGCCCGAGCGCGGCGCTCATTCGCCGCACGCGCGCGCCGTTGAAGTTCGCCGCCTCGAGAACGATCGCGGTCGTGGCGTCCGTCACCTCGCTCGACGCACCGCCCATGAGTCCGGCAAGGCCGAGCGCGCGTTCGTCGTCGGCGATGACGAGCGCCTGCTGCGATAGCGTTCGCGCGACGCCGTCGAGCGTAACGATCCTCTCTCCGTCGCGCGCTCCGCGGACGGTCAGCGCGCCCGCGATCTTCGCGGCGTCGTAGAAGTGGAGCGGCTGGCCGGTCTCGAGCATGACGTAGTTCGAGACGTCGACGAGGTTGTTGATCGGTCGCTGACCGGCGAGTGCGAGCCGGATGCGCATCCACGCCGGTCCCGGCGCCACGACGACGTTCTCGAAGCGCTGCGCGACGAAGCGCCGGCAGTCCGGCGAGTCGATCGTGACGCGCGGCGCGGCGCCGGCGCTCTCGCTCGCACCGCCGGGATTGCGCGCGGACGGGAGGCGCAGCGGCACGCCGTACGACGCGGCCAACTCGCGGGCCAGTCCGACGATCGACATCGAATCCGGGCGGTTCGCGGTTATCTCGACCTCGAGCACGTCGGCGTCGAGGCCGAAGAGCTCGACGGCATTTGCGCCGATCGGAACGTCTGCCTCGAGCTGCATGATGCCGTCCTCGAACCATTCGCCTGGGAGCGCGAGCTCTTCGGCCGAGATCATCATCCCCTGCGAAGCGACGCCGCGCATCGTCCGCGCCTCGATCGTCAGCGCCGGAAGACGCGCGCCGATCGTGGCGACGGCGATCGTCTGCCCGGCCGCGACGTTCGTTGCCGCCGTGGCGATCGTCAGCGGCTCGGCTCGTCCGACGTCGACTCGTCCGACGAGCAGCCGATCGGCATTGGGATGCTTCTCGACGGCGACGAGCCTGCCGGTGACGACGCCGGCGATCGCGGGCCGCTTCTCGATCGCCTCGACGGGAAAGCCGAGCATCGCCAGGCGCTCTGCTACCGCCTCGGCATCGCCGGGCAGCGCGACGAACTCGCGCAGCCAGCCTAGAGGGACGCGCATCGTTTCAACTCAGTTGCGCCAGAAAATCCGGATCGCTGTCGACGAAGCGCCGGATGTCGTCGACCTCGTATCGCGCGAGTCCGATTCGCTCGGCGCCGAACCCGAATGCCCAGCCCGAATAGCGCTCGGGGTCGTGACCGGCTTCGCGCAAGACGTTGGGATGGACCATGCCGGCGCCGCCGAGCTCGATCCACGAAGATCCGCCGCACATGTTGCACTGCACCTCTCCGACGCGTCCGGCGCCGCGGCACTTCGGACACGTCGTGTCGACTTCGGCGCTCGGCTCGGTGAACGGAAAGTACGAAGGACGGAAGCGCACGTTCTGCTGTGGACCGAAGAGCTCGCGGCAGAGGCCGGTGAGCATCCCCTTGAGATGGCCGAAGTGAATCCCCTCGGCGACGAGCAGCCCTTCGATCTGATGGAACTGAAAGAGATGGCGCGCGTCCACCGCGTCGCGGCGGAAGCACTTTCCCGGGGCGATGACGGCGATCGGGGGTTTGTGTTCTTGCATCGTCCGAATCTGCATCGGCGAAGTGTGCGGCCGCAGCAGCAACGAATTGGTGAGCCAGAACGAATCGAAGTTCTCGCGCGCGGGGTGATCGCTGGGGATGTTGAGCGCGTCGAAGTTATAGTAATCCGGCTCCGCCTCGGGACCGATGACGACGGCGAAACCGTGTCGCACGAAGTAGGCGCACGCATCCGCGATAATGCGCCGCACCGGGTGGATCGACCCGGTCTGCGCGGGTATCGAAGGAAAGGTGACGTCGATGGAAACCGCCAGATCGGCCTCGTCCGCGCGCGCTTCGATACGCTCGTGCAGTCCGTTGAGCAGGGCCTCCATCGCGGCGACGGCATCGTTGATCTCCTTGCCCGCGCCGGGGCGCTCGCCCGCGGGCAGCGCGCCGATGCCGCGGCGAATTCTCGTCACGTGGCCGTTACGCCCGAGATAGGCGATGCGCACGCTCTCGAGAGCCTGCTCGCCGGTCGCGCGTTCCGCTTCCGCCGCGAAATCGCTCTGCAGCTTGCGCAGCGTCTCTGCCAGTTCCGTCATCGCTCTACCAAAGCAAAGCGCCCGGTTCGTTCAACGGTACCGGGCGCCTCCAAGAAACCGGCGCTAGCTTCGCGCGGTAAAATCTTTGTCTTTTAGCTGGGACTCGGCGAGGCGTGCAGCCTGCGATACGCGAGGTATGCGTCGATCGAACCCGTTTGGGCGAAAAGCTTCCAGAAGAGATTGGACGTTGCCATGCGCTTGCAGTCTCCTTCTGACCGTCGGCTCCGGGGCGGCCCGCGTCGCCTGAGTATACCATGGGCTTTTTAAGGCCGGTAGTCTTGACTTTTGACCCCCGATTGACTCTCTTGACAAGTTGCAAAACGCTGCGCTTCGTAGAGCATAATCGAGCCGGCGACCGCCGCGCTAAGGCTCTCGGCGGGGCCGCTCATCGGGATGGCGAGCGTACGTTCGCAGGCCGCTTCCCACGGCCCCAAACCATGGCGCTCGTTGCCGACGACGATCGCGACTGGCGCTTGCCAGCTCTCTTGTGCGAGAGGGGATCCGTTCGCCGCGAGGCCGAGAAGCCGCACCCCGGCGGCGGCGGCCGCCGCCGCCGTTTCGGCCGGAGTCGCGACGGCGAGCGCGAGGCGAAAGACGGCCCCCATCGAGGCGCGGACGACCTTCGGGTGGGTCGGCTCGACCCCGGCGCTCCCGAAGAGGACGCCGGCGCAGCCGAAGGCGTCGGCCGAGCGGAGAAGGCTGCCGGCATTGGCCGGGTCGCTGACGCCGGCGAGGACGAGCAGAGGGCTTCCGCGGCGCATGAGGTCGCCCGGCGAGAGCAGGCGGACCGGGGCGACCGCGACGAGCCCGGTCGGGGTCGAGAGGTCGGAGATCCTGGCGGCCGCGTCCGCTCCCACGACGTATGTGGGCGTGCCCGCGGCGTCGAGCTCCCGGACGAGGGGGACCGCGTCGTAGGCTTCCTGGGTAACGTAGAGCTCTTCGATCGGGACCCCGGCGGCATAGGCCTCGGCCAGCAGCGTCGCGCCCTCGAAGGCAAACCGGCCCTGCTCCCGGCGCCCCTTG
It encodes:
- a CDS encoding RNA methyltransferase, with product MASPIGSRAQRLTGVRALRSVKGRREQGRFAFEGATLLAEAYAAGVPIEELYVTQEAYDAVPLVRELDAAGTPTYVVGADAAARISDLSTPTGLVAVAPVRLLSPGDLMRRGSPLLVLAGVSDPANAGSLLRSADAFGCAGVLFGSAGVEPTHPKVVRASMGAVFRLALAVATPAETAAAAAAAGVRLLGLAANGSPLAQESWQAPVAIVVGNERHGLGPWEAACERTLAIPMSGPAESLSAAVAGSIMLYEAQRFATCQESQSGVKSQDYRP